The Actinomycetota bacterium genome includes a window with the following:
- the amrS gene encoding AmmeMemoRadiSam system radical SAM enzyme, which yields MWTVEGDRLRCGVCPHACLIAEGREGYCGVRRNEGGRMVPLTYGLISSIAADPVEKKPVFHYFPGTQVLSLGSVGCSMRCGHCQNWSISRAGPDDLGDAHTLTPERAVEMARSYRCPGVAFTYNEPVIWLEYVVDVARLCRERGLFTIMVTNGYITTEALDVLGPLIDVWRVDVKGLTAEQYRRLCKVTSPEPVFAAAERAARRWGMHVEVVTNVVPGVNDDEATLRGIAAWVRDALGVDTPWHVTGFVPYLEFADTPPTSAETLEHARLIGREEGLRFVYVGNVSVPGGEDTVCPNCGVVAVRRSGYMVRERATASGSCAACGTSLNLVE from the coding sequence CTGTGGACCGTCGAGGGCGACCGCCTGCGGTGCGGCGTCTGCCCGCACGCGTGCCTCATCGCCGAGGGGCGGGAGGGGTACTGCGGGGTGCGCCGGAACGAAGGCGGGCGCATGGTGCCGCTGACGTACGGGCTCATCTCGTCGATCGCCGCGGACCCGGTCGAGAAGAAGCCGGTGTTCCACTACTTCCCAGGGACGCAGGTCCTGTCGCTCGGCAGCGTCGGCTGCTCGATGCGCTGCGGGCACTGCCAGAACTGGTCGATCAGCCGCGCCGGCCCGGACGACCTCGGCGACGCGCACACGCTGACGCCCGAGCGTGCAGTCGAGATGGCGCGCTCGTACCGGTGTCCCGGCGTCGCGTTCACGTACAACGAGCCGGTCATCTGGCTCGAGTACGTTGTGGACGTCGCCCGTCTGTGCCGCGAGCGGGGCCTCTTCACAATCATGGTGACGAACGGGTACATCACCACCGAGGCGCTCGACGTCCTCGGGCCGCTCATCGACGTGTGGCGCGTGGACGTGAAGGGGCTCACCGCCGAGCAGTACCGCCGGCTGTGCAAGGTGACCTCGCCCGAGCCGGTGTTCGCCGCCGCGGAACGCGCCGCTAGGCGCTGGGGGATGCACGTCGAGGTGGTGACCAACGTCGTCCCCGGCGTCAACGACGACGAGGCGACCCTGCGCGGCATCGCGGCGTGGGTCCGTGACGCCCTCGGGGTCGACACGCCTTGGCACGTGACGGGGTTCGTGCCGTACCTGGAGTTCGCCGACACGCCGCCCACATCGGCCGAGACCCTCGAGCACGCGCGGCTGATCGGTCGCGAGGAAGGCCTGCGCTTCGTGTACGTCGGCAACGTGTCCGTCCCGGGAGGTGAGGACACCGTGTGTCCGAACTGCGGCGTGGTCGCGGTCCGGCGGAGCGGATACATGGTGCGCGAGCGCGCGACCGCGAGCGGCTCCTGCGCCGCCTGCGGCACCTCGCTCAACCTCGTCGAGTGA